In a single window of the Coregonus clupeaformis isolate EN_2021a chromosome 10, ASM2061545v1, whole genome shotgun sequence genome:
- the LOC121575235 gene encoding ras-related protein rab7 yields the protein MTSRKKVLLKVIILGDSGVGKTSLMNQYVNRKFSNQYKATIGADFLTKEVMVDDRLVTMQIWDTAGQERFQSLGVAFYRGADCCVLVFDVTAPNTFKTLDSWRDEFLIQASPRDPENFPFVVLGNKIDLENRQVTTKRAQAWCQSKNNIPYFETSAKEAINVEQAFQTIARNALKQETEVELYNEFPEPIKLDRNDRAKTSAEACSC from the exons ATGACATCCAGGAAGAAAGTGCTCCTGAAAGTCATCATCCTGGGGGATTCTGG agTTGGGAAGACCTCCTTGATGAACCAGTATGTGAATAGGAAGTTCAGTAACCAGTACAAAGCCACAATAGGAGCTGACTTCCTGACCAAGGAGGTGATGGTGGACGATCGGCTCGTCACAATGCAG ATCTGGGACACTGCAGGGCAAGAGAGGTTCCAGTCTCTGGGCGTGGCGTTCTACCGCGGGGCAGACTGCTGTGTGCTGGTGTTTGACGTAACTGCCCCCAACACCTTCAAGACTCTAGACAGCTGGAGAGACGAGTTCCTCATCCAGGCCAGCCCCAGAGACCCTGAGAACTTCCCCTTTGTGGTGCTAGGCAACAAGATCGACCTGGAGAACAGACAG GTGACGACCAAGCGGGCTCAGGCATGGTGTCAGAGTAAGAACAACATCCCCTACTTTGAGACCAGTGCCAAGGAGGCAATCAACGTAGAGCAGGCCTTCCAGACCATTGCACGCAACGCCCTCAAACAG GAGACTGAGGTGGAGCTGTATAATGAATTCCCGGAGCCCATCAAGCTAGACAGGAATGACAGAGCAAAGACTTCAGCAGAGGCCTGCAGCTGCTGA
- the LOC121575926 gene encoding fibroleukin-like, whose product MIPLGSLGMLPLLSLCVGAMLSPPDAPPACPHCKDSLVAAPPARTGSGGCEGRPGTAGCRVAVAPLAASDPPLRVEHRHEVGQVQPEAGDVSERLVQLQRCMRSLQEPGVPRGQGGQGGDTLGAILALMAAVLTECDLHCHSQALRAMARRLEGAAVGREGEKDLILLLRSITQHPPTVAPSARLHPQDCAEIYRLGIKENGIYSIQPDPRRPAVEAECDMETAGGGWTVFQHRRDGSVDFNRTWQEYREGFGSPQGEYWLGNAALHALTNTGQHLLRIQLEDWHQQKRQATYNTFRVAAEAQRYRLTAREYSGDAGNALSYSKRYNHDGRAFSTNDRDHDRYTSGNCAEYYGAGWWFDACLAANLNGRYYRGRYSGLTNGIYWGTWYILTDSHSGERYSFKSVEMKTRPRNF is encoded by the exons ATGATTCCACTGGGCTCTCTCGGCATGCTCCCACTGCTGTCCCTGTGTGTGGGGGCCATGTTGTCCCCCCCGGACGCACCCCCCGCCTGTCCCCACTGCAAGGACAGTCTGGTGGCCGCTCCGCCTGCGAGGACAGGGTCAGGGGGGTGTGAGGGACGCCCCGGGACGGCAGGCTGCAGGGTGGCGGTCGCCCCCCTGGCTGCCTCCGACCCCCCTCTGCGGGTGGAACACAGACATGAAGTCGGACAGGTTCAGCCAGAG GCCGGGGATGTGTCAGAGCGTCTGGTCCAGTTGCAGCGCTGTATGCGTTCCCTCCAGGAGCCAGGGGTCCCCAGGGGCCAAGGAGGCCAGGGAGGGGACACGCTGGGGGCCATTCTGGCTCTGATGGCTGCAGTGCTGACAGAGTGTGACCTACACTGTCACAGCCAGGCCCTCAGGGCTATGGCCAGGCGACTGG AGGGGGCAGCggttgggagagagggagagaaagacttGATACTACTGTTGAGGAGCATCACACAACACCCTCCAACAG TGGCCCCCTCAGCGAGGCTGCATCCTCAGGACTGTGCTGAGATCTATCGTTTGGGGATCAAAGAGAACGGAATCTACAGCATCCAGCCTGACCCACGCAGACCTGCAGTGGAG GCAGAGTGTGACATGGAGACGGCAGGCGGGGGGTGGACGGTGTTCCAGCATCGGCGAGATGGCTCGGTGGACTTCAACCGGACATGGCAGGAGTACCGCGAGGGTTTTGGTTCCCCACAGGGAGAATACTGGCTGGGGAACGCAGCGCTGCATGCTCTAACCAACACTGGTCAACACCTGCTGCGTATACAACTGGAGGACTGGCACCAGCAGAAACGCCAAGCCACCTACAACACCTTCAGAGTGGCAGCAGAGGCACAGAG gTACCGCTTGACAGCACGGGAGTACTCTGGTGACGCGGGCAATGCCCTAAGCTACAGCAAACGCTACAACCATGACGGCCGTGCGTTCAGCACCAATGACCGTGACCACGATCGCTACACGTCGGGGAACTGTGCGGAGTACTATGGTGCGGGCTGGTGGTTCGACGCCTGCCTAGCGGCTAACCTGAATGGACGCTACTACCGCGGGCGCTACAGCGGGCTGACCAATGGCATTTACTGGGGCACCTGGTACATCCTGACAGACAGTCACAGCGGAGAGCGctactcctttaagagtgtggaGATGAAGACCCGCCCACGCAACTTCTAA
- the LOC121575234 gene encoding histone H1.10: MVKSEVEVTINAEEAPVASRPSPAKKKKKKKNKNKPGRYSVLVLDAVKMLNERSGSSLVKIYNEAKKASWFDEQNGRTYLRYSIRALVLNNTLIQVKGMGANGSFRLNKDKFAKEVPKKTPSKPAKTTTKTAKASTTKKATVVKPKAKNSPKAPGVKKPAAKLKKLGAKKVNAAQKNKKPKKANKPPAKSPRKK, translated from the coding sequence ATGGTGAAAAGCGAGGTGGAGGTGACTATCAACGCGGAGGAGGCTCCAGTGGCAAGTAGGCCTAGTCCagccaaaaagaagaagaagaaaaagaataAGAATAAGCCTGGCAGGTACAGTGTGCTTGTGCTAGACGCTGTCAAAATGTTGAATGAGAGAAGCGGTTCGTCTTTGGTAAAAATTTATAATGAAGCCAAGAAGGCGAGCTGGTTCGATGAGCAGAATGGGCGAACCTACCTGCGGTATTCCATCCGAGCGCTGGTACTCAACAACACGCTGATCCAAGTAAAGGGCATGGGGGCGAACGGTTCCTTCAGGCTCAATAAAGATAAGTTCGCGAAAGAGGTACCGAAAAAGACTCCGTCCAAGCCAGCCAAGACCACCACGAAAACTGCCAAAGCATCGACTACCAAGAAGGCAACCGTAGTCAAGCCAAAGGCGAAGAACAGCCCGAAGGCACCTGGTGTAAAGAAGCCCGCGGCTAAACTGAAGAAGCTGGGTGCCAAAAAGGTGAACGCTGCACAGAAGAACAAGAAGCCGAAGAAGGCCAACAAGCCACCAGCCAAGTCACCGAGAAAGAAGTAG